In Chitinophaga nivalis, a single genomic region encodes these proteins:
- a CDS encoding amidohydrolase family protein, with the protein MKKHVFIYTIALVLNSLATMAQEATLPAPPQDKPIYLTNATIHVGNGQVIPNGSIAFQQGKITAIGTGIAAPPGATIRDLGGQHLYPGLIAPATQVGLVEVDRERPTMDYRETGPYNPSVRAVVAYNTDSRIINTLRSNGVLLAHIVPQGELFAGTSAVMQLDAWDWQDAAYKAEAGQHFYIPRPYPGMPAAAVLEQLEEARTFLREAKAYLSSQQHSVVNLKFEALQSLFKKEQPLFVHATLVQEMMLAVGLAKEFDISVVIVGGADAWMIADLLKQQQIAVILQPAHSLPLTADDPIDQPYKTAGQLQRAGVLFAISDNGYWRQRNLMFQAGTASAYGLSKEEALSAITLNAAKILGIAHQTGSLETGKDANIVVSKGDLLDMRSNQVTLAFIQGREIDLNDKHKMLYEKYKTKYGITR; encoded by the coding sequence ATGAAAAAGCACGTTTTCATATATACGATCGCGTTAGTACTGAACAGCCTCGCAACAATGGCGCAGGAAGCCACGCTCCCCGCCCCGCCACAGGATAAACCCATCTATCTCACCAATGCCACCATACATGTTGGTAATGGCCAGGTGATTCCCAACGGCAGCATTGCCTTCCAGCAGGGAAAAATAACGGCTATCGGCACTGGTATCGCGGCTCCTCCCGGCGCTACCATCCGTGATCTGGGCGGACAGCATCTTTATCCGGGTCTGATTGCACCAGCCACGCAGGTAGGCCTGGTGGAAGTAGACCGCGAACGCCCCACCATGGATTACCGCGAAACAGGCCCCTATAATCCGTCGGTACGTGCCGTCGTCGCCTATAACACGGATTCCAGGATCATCAACACGCTTCGATCTAATGGTGTACTGCTGGCGCACATTGTGCCGCAGGGTGAACTGTTTGCAGGTACTTCCGCCGTCATGCAACTGGATGCGTGGGACTGGCAGGATGCAGCCTACAAAGCCGAAGCCGGACAACATTTCTATATTCCCCGGCCATATCCCGGCATGCCGGCAGCAGCGGTATTGGAGCAACTGGAAGAAGCCAGAACATTCCTGCGGGAAGCAAAAGCGTATCTGTCCAGCCAGCAGCATAGTGTTGTCAACCTCAAATTTGAAGCATTGCAGTCTTTGTTTAAAAAAGAGCAGCCACTCTTTGTGCATGCCACCCTGGTACAGGAAATGATGCTGGCAGTCGGGCTGGCAAAGGAGTTTGATATATCCGTTGTGATAGTAGGCGGCGCCGATGCGTGGATGATTGCCGACCTGCTGAAACAACAGCAGATAGCCGTGATCCTGCAACCGGCCCACTCCCTGCCACTAACGGCAGACGATCCGATTGACCAGCCGTATAAAACAGCCGGTCAGCTGCAACGTGCAGGGGTGTTGTTCGCTATCAGCGACAATGGTTACTGGCGGCAGCGCAACCTGATGTTTCAGGCCGGCACGGCCAGCGCCTATGGATTGAGTAAAGAGGAAGCCCTCAGCGCTATCACGCTCAACGCGGCGAAGATATTGGGGATCGCCCACCAGACAGGTTCTCTGGAAACCGGCAAGGATGCCAATATTGTGGTGAGCAAAGGCGATTTACTGGATATGCGCAGCAACCAGGTGACGCTTGCGTTTAT